A window from Leishmania mexicana MHOM/GT/2001/U1103 complete genome, chromosome 33 encodes these proteins:
- a CDS encoding putative ribosomal protein L3 has product MSHCKFEHPRHGHLGFLPRKRSRQIRGRARAFPKDDATQKPHLTSFMVFKAGMTHIVRDVDRPGSKVNKKEVVEPVTILEAPPMVIVGIVGYRQTPVGLKTIGTVWAHHTSVEFRRRYYKNWKQSAQLAFSRQKQFANTKEGRIAEARTLNAFAKKASVIRVIAHTQLRKLRNHRVGVKKAHVQEIQINGGNVAAKIALAKSLLEKEVRVDSVFQQSEACDVCSVTKGHGTEGVVKRWGVACLPRKTHRGLRKVACIGAWHPARVMYTVARAGQHGYHHRTQLNKKIYQIGRSVAVEPNQATTTYDLTAKTITPMGGFVGYGTVRNDYVMLKGSVSGPRRRVMTLRRPMAPQTSRQLKEKIVLKFIDTSSKIGHGRFQTKKEKSQWFGPLKKDRIRREERLRKERAARAVERKAKAAKK; this is encoded by the coding sequence ATGTCTCACTGCAAGTTCGAGCACCCCCGCCACGGCCATCTCGGCTTCCTGCCGCGCAAGCGCTCGCGCCAGATccgcggccgcgcgcgcgcgttccCCAAGGACGACGCGACGCAGAAGCCCCACCTAACGAGCTTCATGGTGTTCAAGGCTGGCATGACGCACATTGTGCGTGATGTCGACCGCCCTGGATCGAAGGTGAACaagaaggaggtggtggagccgGTGACGATCCTGGAGGCGCCGCCGATGGTGATTGTCGGCATTGTGGGCTACCGCCAAACGCCGGTTGGCCTGAAGACGATCGGCACCGTGTGGGCGCACCACACGAGCGTGGAgttccgccgccgctactACAAGAACTGGAAGCAGTCTGCGCAGCTGGCCTTCTCCCGCCAGAAGCAGTTCGCGAACACGAAGGAGGGCAGGATCGCTgaggcgcgcacgctgaACGCGTTCGCGAAGAAGGCGTCCGTCATCCGCGTgatcgcgcacacgcagctgcgcaagctTCGCAACCACCGCGTGGGcgtgaagaaggcgcacgtgcaggAGATCCAGATCAACGGCGGCAACGTTGCGGCGAAGATCGCGCTGGCCAAGTccctgctggagaaggaggtgcgCGTCGACTCCGTGTTCCAGCAGTCGGAGGCGTGCGACGTGTGCTCCGTGACGAAAGGTCACGGTACGGAGGGCGTGGTGAAGCGCTGGGGCGTTGCCTGCCTGCCGCGCAAGACACACCGCGGCCTGCGCAAGGTGGCGTGCATCGGCGCGTGGCACCCTGCCCGCGTCATGTACACTGTCGCGCGCGCCGGTCAGCACggctaccaccaccgcacgcaGCTGAACAAGAAGATCTACCAGATCGGCCGCTCCGTTGCTGTGGAGCCGAACCAGGCGACGACGACCTACGATCTGACGGCCAAGACGATCACGCCCATGGGCGGCTTCGTCGGCTACGGTACGGTGCGCAACGACTACGTGATGCTGAAGGGCTCCGTGTCTGgcccgcgccgccgtgtgATGACGCTGCGACGCCCGATGGCGCCGCAGACGTCGCGCCAGCTGAAGGAGAAGATCGTGCTGAAGTTCATCGACACGAGCTCGAAGATCGGCCACGGCCGCTTCCAGACgaagaaggagaagagccAGTGGTTCGGCCCGCTCAAGAAGGACCGCATCCGCCGCGAGGAGCGCCTGCGCAAGGAGCGCGCTGCCCGCGCCGTGGAGCGCAAGGCAAAGGCCGCGAAGAAGTAA